In one window of Saccharomyces paradoxus chromosome VII, complete sequence DNA:
- the MRF1 gene encoding Mrf1p (Mitochondrial translation release factor~similar to YGL143C), which yields MWLSKFQFPSRIIAKGIFLSHKSPLLVRLTSTTTNSLSNGSIPTQYSELSPLLIKQAEKYEAELKDLDKDLSRGIHFDVNKQKHHAKLSALTDTFTEYKEKLNELKGLQEMIVSDPSLRAEAEQEYTELVPEYETTSSRLVNKLLPPHPFADKPSLLELRPGVGGIEAMIFAQDLLDMYIGYANYRKWKYRIISKNENESGSGIIDAILSIEEAGSYDRLRFEAGVHRVQRIPSTETKGRTHTSTAAVVVLPQMGDESAKSIDAYEGTFKPGEIRIDIMRASGKGGQHVNTTDSAVRLTHIPSGIVVSMQDERSQHKNKAKAFTILRARLAEKERLEKEEKERKARKSQVSSTNRSDKIRTYNFPQNRITDHRCGFTLLDLPGVLSGERLDEVIEAMSKYDSTERAKELLESN from the coding sequence ATGTGGCTTTCAAAGTTCCAGTTCCCCTCGAGGATTATAGCTAAGGGTATCTTTTTGAGCCATAAGTCACCCTTACTAGTGCGACTGACATCAACCACAACTAACTCACTGAGTAATGGGAGTATCCCAACACAATACTCAGAGCTCTCTCCACTACTCATTAAGCAAGCGGAAAAGTATGAAGCTGAACTGAAAGATCTTGACAAGGATCTTTCTAGGGGTATTCATTTTGACGTGAATAAGCAGAAACATCATGCTAAATTATCAGCGCTGACTGATACATTTACTGAGTATAAGGAAAAACTAAATGAATTAAAAGGCTTACAAGAAATGATTGTATCCGATCCATCATTAAGGGCAGAGGCTGAACAAGAATATACAGAACTGGTTCCGGAGTATGAAACGACCTCCTCAAGATTGGTAAACAAACTTCTTCCGCCGCACCCTTTTGCAGATAAGCCTAGCTTATTAGAGCTTCGACCGGGGGTAGGTGGTATTGAAGCAATGATTTTTGCTCAGGATCTGTTGGACATGTATATTGGCTATGCTAACTATAGGAAATGGAAATATCGAATCATATcgaaaaatgaaaacgaaaGCGGTTCAGGTATTATCGATGCTATTCTAAGCATTGAAGAAGCCGGATCTTACGATCGTTTACGGTTTGAAGCAGGCGTCCACAGGGTGCAGAGAATTCCTAGTACAGAAACGAAAGGAAGAACACACACATCCACTGCGGCCGTGGTTGTGTTACCTCAAATGGGTGACGAATCTGCGAAATCTATTGATGCTTACGAAGGAACATTTAAACCTGGTGAAATTAGAATTGACATCATGCGTGCAAGCGGTAAAGGTGGTCAGCATGTCAATACGACAGACTCTGCTGTCAGATTAACCCATATACCCTCCGGAATCGTTGTTTCCATGCAAGACGAAAGATCAcaacataaaaataaagctaAGGCATTTACAATTTTAAGAGCAAGGCTTGCAGAGAAGGAAAGGTTGGAAAaggaggaaaaagaaagaaaagcaagaaaaagtcAGGTTTCTAGCACAAATAGGTCCGATAAAATTAGAACATACAACTTTCCACAGAACAGAATTACTGATCATAGATGCGGGTTTACGTTATTGGACCTGCCAGGTGTGTTGTCCGGCGAAAGATTGGATGAAGTTATTGAGGCTATGTCCAAATATGATAGCACCGAAAGGGCGAAAGAATTATTGGAGAGTAACTAA
- the TIP20 gene encoding Tip20p (Peripheral membrane protein required for COPI vesicle fusion to the ER~similar to YGL145W), which produces MMNDIDDLLKINDRIQQVRSDRNQLASKLQNLRQTMASNDTEVALSEVIAQEIIETGASVRGLEQLRAKYGSLQVLDKLEKVTVQQTQLRASIDKLSSFEHQLDELVQQPPDLFKLDDIMALHSSLTTAFATVPQSENIDSQYAAYNRLKSTVTTKYNNDIIQKLATKWSDSFDQELLEAQWDTPKFASTSVSLVKCLRENSTKLYKLSQLYLPLEEETQERASERSLSRSSNGQEPMLWNFKSLANNFNVRFTYHFHATSSTSKIETYFQFLNDYLTENLYKCINIFHDSSHGLTKQVIHEQFINYVLQPIRDKVKSTLFQNDLKTLIVLISQILATDKNLLNSFHYHGLGLVSLISDEIWEKWINYEVEMANRQFINITKNPEDFPKSSQNFVKLINKIYDYLEPFYNLDFDLLVRYKLMTCSLIFMNLTSSYLDYILTVDSLSETRTKEQELYQTMAKLQHVNLVYRKIKSLSSNFIFIQLTDIVNNTESKKYNSLFQNVENDYEKAMSADMQNSIVHRIQKMLKETLRNYFKISTWSTLEMSVDENDGSSSVPSAELVNSMNVLRRLINKLDSLDIPLAISFKVKNELLNVIVNYFTESILKLNKFNENGLNQFLHDFRSLSSILSLPSHATNYKCMTLHELIRILKLKYDPNNQQFLDPEYIKTGNFTSLKKIYSIKYLKDTKIQDALYRIIYGNIL; this is translated from the coding sequence ATGATGAACGATATTGATGATCTTCTGAAGATTAACGACAGAATTCAGCAAGTGCGAAGTGATAGAAACCAACTAGCATCAAAACTGCAAAACCTGAGGCAAACGATGGCCAGTAATGACACAGAAGTAGCACTCTCAGAAGTGATAGCACAAGAAATTATTGAGACAGGTGCGAGTGTTAGGGGACTTGAACAATTAAGGGCAAAATACGGTAGTCTGCAAGTCTTAGATAAATTGGAAAAGGTGACTGTTCAACAAACACAATTACGAGCTAGTATAGATAAACTAAGCAGTTTTGAACACCAGCTGGATGAGTTGGTCCAGCAGCCACCGGATCTATTTAAGCTAGATGACATAATGGCCCTACATTCAAGTTTGACGACCGCCTTCGCTACTGTTCCTCAAAGCGAGAATATTGATTCTCAGTATGCCGCTTATAACAGACTCAAATCAACGGTTACCACCAAATATAACAACGATATTATTCAGAAATTAGCCACTAAATGGAGCGACTCATTTGACCAGGAATTATTAGAAGCGCAATGGGACACGCCAAAGTTTGCGTCCACATCAGTTAGTTTGGTCAAATGTCTAAGAGAAAATTCCACCAAACTTTATAAATTAAGTCAGCTCTACCTACCTTTGGAGGAGGAAACACAGGAGCGTGCCAGTGAACGTTCACTTTCACGCTCAAGCAATGGCCAGGAGCCTATGTTGTGGAATTTCAAATCACTAGCAAATAATTTTAACGTTAGGTTCACATACCATTTTCACGCCACATCTTCAACCTCTAAAATCGAAACTTACTTCCAGTTTCTAAACGATTATCTAACAGAAAATCTGTACAAGTGCATCAACATTTTTCACGATAGCTCTCATGGGTTGACGAAGCAAGTTATTCATGAACAGTTTATTAATTACGTCTTACAACCTATAAGAGATAAAGTAAAGTCGACCTTGTTTCAAAACGATTTGAAAACTTTGATTGTCCTGATTTCTCAAATCTTAGCCACTGACAAAAATTTACTgaattcttttcattatcacGGGCTAGGTTTGGTGTCGTTAATTTCCGATGAAATATGGGAGAAGTGGATCAACTATGAAGTCGAAATGGCAAATAGGCAATTCATTAATATAACCAAAAATCCGGAAGATTTCCCAAAATCCTCGCAGAATTTTGTCAAATTGATTAATAAAATTTACGATTATTTAGAACCATTTTACAATCTGGATTTTGATCTATTAGTAAGATACAAACTCATGACCTGttcattgatttttatGAACTTGACTTCATCTTACTTGGATTACATTTTAACCGTCGATTCATTAAGTGAAACAAGAACCAAAGAGCAGGAATTGTACCAAACTATGGCGAAACTGCAACATGTCAACTTGGTGtatagaaaaattaaatctCTGTCTTCAaacttcatttttatcCAACTGACTGATATTGTTAACAACACGGaatccaaaaaatataattcCCTGTTTCAAAATGTGGAGAATGATTATGAAAAAGCCATGAGTGCAGATATGCAAAATTCTATTGTACATAggattcaaaaaatgttgaaagAAACGCTGCGAAATTACTTCAAGATTTCAACTTGGTCAACATTGGAAATGTCCGTTGACGAAAATGACGGCTCGTCTTCCGTACCAAGCGCTGAGTTGGTCAATTCAATGAATGTTTTGAGAAGATTAATCAACAAATTAGATTCATTGGATATTCCACTAGCTATTTCATTTAAGGTTAAAAACGAATTGTTAAATGTTATTGTTAATTATTTTACGGAGTCGATCTTAAAGTTAaacaaattcaatgaaaacGGTTTAAATCAGTTTTTACATGATTTCAGATCTTTAAGCAGCATTTTGAGCTTACCATCACATGCTACCAATTACAAATGCATGACTTTGCACGAACTAATAAGAATACTGAAGCTAAAATACGATCCAAACAATCAGCAATTCCTAGACCCGGAATACATTAAAACAGGTAACTTCacatcattaaaaaaaatttactcTATTAAATATTTGAAGGATACGAAGATTCAAGATGCCCTCTACAGAATCATATATGGTAATATATTATAA
- the RRT6 gene encoding Rrt6p (similar to YGL146C), with the protein MGKASLAIARTKETPQKRRRMELRERKVCNKLHLLDRILIFVSLLFIASAELSSDVSSREVYMPIFNNGLSFKVPPIKRSSLLGTALYEDFEYSSNNSASDGAFCTVFNAGMDDISKEVVFEIHVMDVLQEETDSGRFGGTSHERGRQSLDFSVFNNRNGDLLRSKKNLASGMSVIEVNPEDSSEFLICFINLVYDASWSSIDTEKSVTIKMTYNDKLNPDMLLHLVKQMTPQVVKALNNVSDGLFEIVSDTTLLQMESDRRNINEATYSYLIVGFVSLMIAQLISNIIVTGYLIIKIKSKFPSHIKKKGL; encoded by the coding sequence ATGGGAAAAGCGTCCTTGGCCATTGCTCGAACAAAGGAAACACCACAGAAAAGAAGGCGAATGGAACTCcgagaaagaaaagtgtGCAATAAGCTGCATTTACTAGATCGAATATTGATTTTTGTGAGCTTGCTATTTATTGCAAGTGCGGAATTAAGTAGCGATGTAAGTTCCAGAGAAGTATATATGCCGATATTCAATAATGGGCTATCGTTCAAGGTGCCGCCCATCAAACGCTCGTCGTTACTAGGAACAGCCCTGTACGAAGATTTCGAATATAGCTCCAACAACAGCGCTTCCGATGGAGCGTTCTGTACGGTGTTTAATGCAGGCATGGATGACATATCTAAAGAGGTTGTGTTTGAAATACATGTAATGGACGTGCTGCAAGAAGAAACTGACTCCGGCAGGTTCGGAGGAACCAGTCACGAGCGTGGGAGACAGTCACTGGACTTTAGCGTTTTTAATAACAGGAACGGTGATTTGTTAAgaagcaagaaaaatttagcAAGTGGGATGTCGGTCATCGAAGTCAATCCTGAAGATAGTAGTGAGTTCTTGATATGCTTCATAAACTTAGTCTATGATGCATCATGGAGCTCTATTGACACTGAAAAATCCGTAACAATAAAGATGACCTACAACGATAAGCTCAATCCCGACATGTTGTTGCATTTAGTCAAGCAAATGACACCACAGGTCGTAAAAGCATTAAATAACGTCTCCGACGGCCTTTTCGAGATAGTGAGCGACACCACATTGCTTCAAATGGAAAGTGATAGGCGAAACATAAATGAAGCGACCTACAGTTATCTGATCGTAGGGTTTGTGTCGCTTATGATAGCCCAGTTGATATCAAATATTATAGTTACTGGTTATTTGATTATTAAGATCAAAAGCAAGTTTCCATCTcatattaaaaagaaaggtttgtaa
- the RPL9A gene encoding 60S ribosomal protein uL6 (Ribosomal 60S subunit protein L9A~similar to YGL147C) produces the protein MKYIQTEQQIEVPEGVTVSIKSRIVKVVGPRGTLTKNLKHIDVTFTKVNNQLIKVAVHNGDRKHVAALRTVKSLVDNMVTGVTKGYKYKMRYVYAHFPINVNIVEKDGAKFIEVRNFLGDKKIRNVPVRDGVSIEFSTNVKDEIVLSGNSVEDVSQNAADLQQICRVRNKDIRKFLDGIYVSHKGFITEDL, from the coding sequence ATGAAATACATCCAAACTGAACAACAAATCGAAGTCCCAGAAGGTGTCACTGTCAGCATCAAGTCCAGAATCGTCAAGGTTGTCGGTCCAAGAGGTACCTTGACCAAGAACTTGAAGCACATTGATGTTACCTTCACCAAGGTCAACAACCAATTGATCAAGGTTGCTGTTCACAACGGTGACAGAAAGCATGTTGCTGCTTTGAGAACCGTCAAGTCTTTGGTTGACAACATGGTCACTGGTGTCACCAAGGGTTACAAGTACAAGATGAGATACGTTTACGCGCATTTCCCAATCAACGTCAAcattgttgaaaaggatGGTGCTAAATTCATTGAAGTCAGAAACTTTTTGGGTGACAAGAAGATCAGAAACGTTCCAGTCAGAGACGGTGTTTCTATCGAATTCTCCACCAATGTTAAGGACGAAATTGTCTTATCTGGTAACTCCGTTGAAGACGTTTCTCAAAACGCCGCTGACTTGCAACAAATCTGTCGTGTCAGAAACAAGGATATCCgtaaatttttggatgGTATCTACGTTTCTCACAAGGGTTTTATTACTGAAGATTTATAA
- the GPI10 gene encoding putative glycosylphosphatidylinositol-alpha 1,2 mannosyltransferase (Integral membrane protein involved in GPI anchor synthesis~similar to YGL142C), with product MAEEVNGAKPKVGRTQIFCIFLTFRVLNAVLTKTFFQADEFWQALEPAHWKAFKYGELTWEWRSGVRSYLFPMIFELTYRLVSLSSILLHYTLLLLSTIGSDLLILLLPKYELTWQIAEDLKRLPFDITRSFEYSGVIYAPKIVMALLASIGEYYTIRFVQKLYLLTLDKKSDKEERERRADLSEITKFALLLSLTNFFNCFFITRTFINSFEMVLTSIALYYWDWTGGQMVRESSFTKALIFAFLACLQRPSSGLIWIIPGISLILNLVSKKQYRLLSVTFSKVIRSFLLVFTANTIIDTYFYKKITFPLFRFLKFNLMTPLSKFYGVAPWHFHLFQSLPIILGASIPVFVFGLFFRLSKKSFPKRYLNPFFQVKLTIVFNLLVYSSLPHKEFRFIFPLQPLFILISSFGLLKLNKEYGKKMTSLKSLLWLVPFVSVFVALLLDTFHECGSIEVIKFLHEEPEIDSLGFIMPCHSTPGQSYLHRSDISDLWSITCNPPLHLLEDPEAYSKLETYMDESDHLYDDISTFIYRNFPPLFRKNLRSPGKTYNHEWPTYLVVFEHMENAFLKDFLKDSSYVEYNRFFNSLAHWDSRRSGDIIIYYKLPFDYNDVSVANN from the coding sequence ATGGCCGAGGAAGTTAATGGGGCAAAGCCTAAAGTAGGACGGACGCAAatcttttgtatttttctaaCTTTCAGAGTACTGAATGCAGTTTTGACAAAAACCTTCTTTCAAGCTGATGAGTTTTGGCAAGCGTTGGAACCGGCCCATTGGAAGGCTTTCAAATATGGTGAACTGACTTGGGAATGGAGGTCTGGAGTTCGTAGCTATTTATTTCCAATGATTTTTGAGTTGACTTACAGATTGGTTTCTCTATCGTCGatccttcttcattatacccttcttcttctctcaACGATAGGGTCTGATTTATTGATTTTACTACTACCGAAATATGAATTAACTTGGCAAATCGCTGAAGACTTAAAAAGACTTCCCTTTGACATCACACGATCATTTGAATATTCCGGTGTAATATATGCTCCAAAAATAGTTATGGCGCTGCTAGCCTCCATAGGGGAATACTATACGATAAgatttgttcaaaagtTATATTTACTGACACTTGATAAGAAGAGTGACAAGGAGGAGAGGGAAAGACGCGCTGATTTATCTGAGATTACGAAGTTTGCCCTGCTTCTAAGTTTAactaattttttcaattgtttttttattacaaGAACGTTCATCAACTCTTTTGAAATGGTTCTGACTTCTATTGCGCTCTACTATTGGGATTGGACAGGCGGACAAATGGTAAGAGAATCATCTTTTACCAAAGCGCTtatttttgcatttttggCATGTTTACAAAGGCCTAGCAGTGGACTTATTTGGATAATTCCCGGCATTTCCCTGATATTAAACTTGGTATCCAAAAAGCAGTATCGCTTACTTTCTGTCACTTTTTCTAAAGTTATCCGGTCATTTTTGCTGGTATTTACTGCGAATACGATTATTGACACCTATTTTTATAAGAAAATAACATTTCCCCTCTTTCGATTTCTAAAATTCAACCTTATGACACCGCTATCAAAATTCTATGGGGTGGCTCCTTGGCATTTTCATCTCTTTCAAAGCCTACCTATCATATTGGGTGCAAGTATTCCTGTTTTCGTGTTTGGACTATTCTTTCGGCTCAGCAAAAAGAGTTTTCCTAAAAGGTACTTGAATCCATTTTTCCAAGTGAAACTCACTATTGTGTTTAATCTTTTAGTATATTCCAGCTTACCTCATAAGGAGTTTAGGTTCATTTTCCCATTGCAGCCGCTTTTCATATTGATATCATCATTTGGCCTCTTAAAActtaataaagaatatggaaaaaaaatgaccaGCTTAAAATCTTTACTCTGGCTTGTTCCATTCGTGTCAGTATTTGTGGCATTACTTTTGGACACATTCCACGAATGTGGATCTATTGAAgttataaaatttttgcaCGAAGAGCCAGAAATAGATAGTTTGGGATTTATAATGCCCTGTCATTCGACGCCTGGTCAAAGTTACCTGCACCGCAGTGATATTTCAGATCTGTGGTCAATTACTTGCAACCCCCCATTGCATCTACTTGAAGATCCAGAGGCTTACTCCAAACTTGAGACCTACATGGATGAAAGTGACCATTTGTATGACGATATATCTACATTCATTTATAGAAATTTTCCACCTCTATTCCGTAAGAATCTAAGGAGTCCAGGCAAAACATACAACCACGAATGGCCGACCTATTTGGTTGTTTTCGAGCACATGGAAAATGCATTTCTGAAGGATTTTCTGAAAGATTCATCATATGTTGAATATAATAGATTCTTCAACTCCCTTGCACACTGGGATTCAAGAAGGTCGGGAGACATAATCATTTATTATAAGTTACCGTTCGATTATAACGATGTCTCAGTGGCAAATAATTAA
- the ROG1 gene encoding putative lipase ROG1 (Lipase with specificity for monoacylglycerol~similar to YGL144C) produces the protein MLKMSLAPTNEILFHYKSSVKVGELERYVITYHLYEGEEIPPDLNLNSLWLKVRNMNPLSYRAAYLMGPFMLYCDVKTAEYHHSQKIVASVDYPKFEPNVQTQQDFVAELSVHNIRQKYVWIADVMSQILFTTNTNITYEVTIGTNRESVENPHDLPSHLGSYSPKLTVNRLTTLDLWNLPVQITTPQKKKHLVVLTHGLHSNVSTDLVYIMEQIYKAQKNYPHEQIVVKGYRGNVCQTEKGVKYLGTRLAEYIIQELYNESIHKISFVGHSLGGLIQAFTIAYIYEVYPWFFQKVKPINFITLASPLLGIVTDNPAYIKVLLSFGVIGKTGQDLGLENEAEVGKPLLYLLSGQPLTEILRRFKRRTVYANAINDGIVPLYTASLLFLDYNDILEQLQKLKENSRKLPLISNATAPGNQDFFNKTFISPLTKMLSILAPQKFPTEDGSEIPKVSFFESASSILLPPLPERAYIMDPDSRDPVIIHDKIYTEDDIPQSEFNIEDGFFDKKNILLQAFFAGKKERAKYRNLEETIARRWHEGMSWRKVVVALKPDAHNNIIVRRKFANAYGWPVIDHLIDVHFNGDDDDDGDDDDDIHSIKSVEPIQSVTEGTKKYKKVENIPQEYGWLNKVETNGVFDEGPTGMISTVGEIVEAFAKRGFSAVIDRRNTSEDPNDEVLRFEEMNSDLVQ, from the coding sequence ATGCTCAAGATGTCTCTAGCGCCAACTAATGAAATCTTGTTTCATTACAAGTCTTCAGTGAAAGTTGGTGAATTGGAGAGATATGTAATTACTTATCACCTTTATGAAGGTGAGGAAATTCCACCAgatttaaatttaaattcCTTATGGTTGAAGGTAAGGAACATGAATCCGCTATCTTACAGAGCCGCATACTTAATGGGTCCATTTATGCTTTATTGCGATGTAAAAACTGCCGAATATCACCATTCGCAAAAAATAGTTGCCTCAGTCGATTATCCCAAATTTGAACCGAATGTGCAAACTCAACAAGATTTCGTGGCTGAACTTTCGGTGCATAACATACGACAGAAATACGTATGGATTGCTGATGTGATGAGTCAAATATTGTTCACTACCAATACAAACATCACTTACGAAGTCACCATTGGAACTAACAGAGAGTCAGTAGAAAATCCGCATGATCTGCCGTCCCACCTTGGTTCCTATAGCCCCAAACTAACCGTGAACAGATTAACGACTCTGGATTTGTGGAATCTTCCCGTTCAGATTACTACTccacaaaaaaagaagcatcTTGTAGTTTTGACCCACGGTTTGCATTCTAATGTGTCGACCGATCTAGTGTATATTATGGAGCAGATATACAAAGcgcaaaaaaattatccCCATGAACAAATTGTCGTGAAAGGTTATCGGGGAAATGTTTGCCAAACTGAGAAGGGAGTCAAGTATTTAGGTACTCGTTTGGCTGAATACATTATCCAGGAATTGTACAATGAATCCATCCATAAAATTTCCTTTGTAGGTCATTCATTGGGTGGCTTGATCCAAGCTTTCACGATAGCATATATTTATGAAGTCTACCCCTggttttttcaaaaagtgaagccaataaattttataaCTTTAGCTTCACCGCTTTTAGGCATTGTCACAGATAATCCCGCCTATATTAAAGTACTACTTTCATTCGGGGTTATTGGTAAGACGGGCCAAGACTTGGGTTTGGAAAATGAAGCTGAAGTGGGCAAACCGCTTCTCTACTTACTATCTGGTCAGCCCTTAACAGAGATCCTGCGTAGGTTCAAGAGAAGGACAGTATATGCGAATGCCATTAACGACGGAATTGTCCCATTGTATACCGCATCACTGTTGTTTCTAGATtataatgatattttaGAGCAATTACAGAAACTCAAAGAGAACAGCAGAAAATTACCTCTGATAAGCAATGCTACAGCACCCGGAAACCAAGatttctttaataaaaCTTTCATTTCGCCTTTAACTAAAATGTTGAGTATATTGGCGCCACAAAAATTTCCTACAGAAGATGGCTCCGAGATTCCTAAAGTATCATTTTTCGAATCAGCGAGCTCAATTCTCCTGCCACCATTACCTGAAAGAGCATACATAATGGATCCAGATTCAAGAGATCCTGTAATTATTCATGATAAGATATACACGGAGGATGACATTCCACAATCTGAATTCAATATCGAAGATggtttttttgataaaaagaatatactCCTCCAAGCTTTTTTTGCAGGTAAGAAAGAACGTGCGAAGTATCGAAACCTGGAGGAGACAATTGCTCGGAGGTGGCATGAAGGAATGTCATGGAGAAAGGTAGTCGTTGCTTTAAAACCTGATGCACATAACAACATCATAGTCCGAAGGAAGTTTGCCAACGCATACGGATGGCCTGTAATCGATCATTTAATAGATGTGCACTTCAATGgtgatgacgatgacgatggcgatgatgatgacgatatCCACTCCATTAAAAGTGTTGAACCTATTCAGAGCGTAACTGAAGGAACgaaaaagtataaaaaaGTGGAAAATATTCCACAAGAATATGGATGGTTAAATAAAGTGGAAACAAACGGTGTCTTTGATGAAGGTCCTACGGGAATGATATCTACTGTTGGTGAAATAGTAGAGGCGTTTGCTAAAAGAGGGTTTAGTGCCGTGATAGACAGGCGAAATACCTCCGAAGATCCGAATGATGAAGTTCTTCggtttgaagaaatgaataGTGATTTGGTACAGTGA